One window of Mesorhizobium sp. WSM4904 genomic DNA carries:
- a CDS encoding type II toxin-antitoxin system HicB family antitoxin has translation MAGEPWSETMKNIIEIDGHKASVSFDPELGMLRGEFLGLAGGADFYAANVEQLYAEGAASLKVFLEMCREKGIKPFREFSGRFNVRLDPATHQAAVIAAAAENKSLNEWVAQAIETAALAS, from the coding sequence ATGGCTGGAGAGCCATGGAGTGAGACCATGAAGAACATCATTGAGATCGACGGCCACAAGGCATCGGTGTCTTTCGACCCGGAGCTGGGAATGCTGAGGGGCGAATTCCTGGGTCTGGCCGGCGGCGCGGATTTTTACGCCGCGAATGTCGAACAACTCTACGCCGAGGGCGCGGCGTCGTTGAAAGTTTTCCTCGAAATGTGCCGCGAGAAAGGCATCAAGCCTTTTCGGGAATTTTCCGGCCGCTTCAATGTTCGGCTCGATCCCGCTACTCATCAGGCCGCCGTTATCGCCGCCGCCGCCGAGAACAAAAGCCTCAACGAGTGGGTTGCCCAAGCGATCGAAACGG
- a CDS encoding type II toxin-antitoxin system HicA family toxin — protein MKRKHQATLAQIFSRPVSGTIRWSDIEALFVALGAEVSEREGSRVGVFLFGEVRVFHRPHPTPDTDKGAVASIRKWLESHGVRP, from the coding sequence ATGAAGCGAAAGCATCAGGCAACGCTTGCGCAGATTTTCTCGCGACCGGTAAGCGGCACAATTCGATGGTCGGATATCGAAGCCTTGTTCGTGGCTTTGGGTGCTGAAGTCAGCGAACGCGAAGGATCGCGTGTCGGCGTGTTTCTGTTCGGTGAGGTCCGCGTTTTCCATCGGCCTCATCCGACACCGGACACTGATAAGGGCGCGGTTGCCAGCATCAGGAAATGGCTGGAGAGCCATGGAGTGAGACCATGA